From a single Sulfolobus sp. E5-1-F genomic region:
- a CDS encoding mandelate racemase/muconate lactonizing enzyme family protein, translating into MELKITDFKVFVAQANFEWAFVRIYSKDLYGTGEAGPAPGLKGMEGEFRQLLIGEDAFKVNRIAEKLKYATLYSGTTVYHLISAINIALYDLIGKYLNVPIYKLLGGDKTEIPVYVDAHGGKGLEAINALHLPVNLPWIKEAEVETNRLITTNNPVHGRLSMEKWNEDYSPEAYAKRALKMKNEGYKAMKFDLDVPTPYIDLRRVRNGDLSLKDIDYMADIVKAVRESVGDEVEIMFDLHWRYNLNTAIRICKALEPYRLRWLEDPMPAIMAVSNYDELKLLTSQCSVPIETGENLYTVYQFKDLLNTGVRVWAPDIAKAGGITEGRRIAELAAMYDIEFSPHNIASPIGTMAHAHVGSIANTFGFVEFHGHDVPFWNEIVKPKRRIIEDGVIKLTDEPGLGIDLDDQVMKKYWPDYNL; encoded by the coding sequence ATGGAACTAAAAATTACTGATTTCAAAGTTTTCGTAGCTCAAGCCAATTTCGAATGGGCCTTCGTGAGAATTTACTCCAAAGACTTATATGGTACTGGTGAGGCAGGTCCTGCGCCAGGTTTAAAGGGAATGGAAGGCGAGTTTAGACAATTACTAATTGGAGAAGACGCATTCAAAGTTAATAGGATAGCTGAGAAACTCAAGTATGCTACACTCTACTCCGGAACTACTGTATATCACTTGATCTCAGCCATTAATATTGCATTGTACGATCTTATTGGGAAATATCTAAATGTACCAATATACAAATTATTAGGTGGGGATAAGACGGAAATACCAGTCTATGTCGACGCTCATGGAGGGAAAGGGTTAGAAGCAATTAACGCTTTACACTTACCAGTTAACTTACCTTGGATCAAGGAGGCTGAAGTGGAGACAAATAGGTTGATCACAACCAATAATCCAGTTCATGGTAGGTTATCAATGGAAAAGTGGAATGAGGATTATTCGCCTGAGGCATATGCTAAGAGAGCTCTAAAAATGAAGAACGAGGGTTATAAAGCCATGAAATTTGATCTTGATGTACCTACACCTTATATAGATTTAAGGAGAGTAAGAAATGGGGATTTATCCCTTAAAGATATCGACTACATGGCAGATATAGTAAAGGCAGTTAGAGAGTCTGTTGGCGATGAGGTCGAAATAATGTTCGATTTGCATTGGAGATATAATTTAAACACTGCAATTAGGATTTGTAAGGCATTAGAACCATATAGACTAAGATGGCTAGAGGATCCAATGCCGGCAATAATGGCTGTTTCCAATTACGACGAGTTAAAGTTGTTGACATCTCAGTGTTCAGTTCCGATAGAGACTGGCGAGAACCTCTATACAGTATATCAGTTCAAGGATTTACTCAATACTGGAGTTAGGGTGTGGGCTCCGGATATAGCTAAAGCTGGTGGGATTACTGAGGGAAGGAGAATAGCTGAGTTGGCTGCAATGTACGATATAGAATTTTCCCCTCATAATATTGCGTCACCAATAGGTACTATGGCTCACGCTCATGTAGGGTCTATTGCAAATACTTTCGGTTTTGTGGAATTTCACGGTCATGATGTGCCATTCTGGAATGAGATAGTTAAACCTAAAAGAAGGATTATAGAAGATGGCGTGATTAAGCTTACTGATGAACCAGGATTGGGAATAGATTTGGATGATCAAGTTATGAAGAAATATTGGCCAGATTATAATCTATGA